The nucleotide window TTTAAAgaaagaaaaagaagaaaacgAACGGTTGGCAGCTATCTTAGAAACCGCTCTATCCGTTAGAAATATCACTTCTTTGAAATCTAAGGATCCGTCGGAGTTGTTACAAGAGGCTGACATAAAGCTGGAGAACGCTGAAGATATTGAATCTCAGTTGGTTATGCCCGCGATGGTTTTATATCCTATGACTGAGGAATTTGATTTTATAGCATCAGTCTCTGAATTGACTACCGTCGCCGAGATATTAGAAATGCTGCTTGATCGTCCTCCTGAATGGTTTGAGAAAGAGGGCCACCAAGATTTTATTGCCAACAAGCTGGTTGCATATATGGAAACGTTGAGCGGAGGGTTGGTTAAAGTGGGAAAGAATACAGACTTTTATACTATCTTGGGAACGCAGTCTCCTGTTATACCACTATTTGACAATGGTATACGGTTGTATGTTGTTCCAAAGGCTCAAAGTAACGAATGGGTCTCGAATTGGAGTAAAGAACTTGCAATCAAGAAAAGATTCTCTTAAGTTGTTCTAATAGCCTCAACTAACAAAAACGATTGTGAAATTTCCGTTTatgtaattttttattaCTTACCTGTATATATAAATAGCTGTGTGCCGATGTCTATATGTGTCCCCCTCATATGTATCGTTCCTGATCCCTATTTTATTTATATGCCCATGCTAATACGCGTTGCTGATTGTCGCGATTTCAATCTAGATAATCTTGAGTTCTGGAAGATTTCATCGACATGTAATGGAGGTATCGGTCCAAATATTTTTTCTGCATCCCAATCTTGCTGTATTTTCAGCTGTGATTCTAGATAAGGCGATTGAGCCCATGCTGCTAAAACCTTATGTGAGCCGGATTCGTTATCTGAATCTGAATCAATATAAGGCAAGGTAGTCTCACCTAATGGCAAAGAATTTTCCATGTTTGGGTTATTATCGGTCACCTTCGCTCCAATATTTGATCTATGGTCGGCTGTATTTAAATCATATAAAATTGATTGGTTTGGTAATTTGGATAGATATGTGTTAGATGGTTTAGCCTTTGGTCTGGAACCCACTGGGTTTTCAGCAAACTCAGACAATATTTTAGTTCGCCTGTTTTTCTCCTCTTCTAGTTGGGACTTCCTTTTCTGTTGTTCCTGTCTTCGTCTTAGCAACTGCTGTTCCTGCTGGTTCCTCATCACTTCTGACAACCTTTTGTCCAACTTTCTCTTTAAATCATGTTTCTCAGAACCCGCCTGTGAAACCAACTGGAACTTTGTCAATCTATCATTAGGGCCCTTCAGAGGAATATTAGCAGATTTTGAGCCTGGGGAGGTTTCATCAACAATTGATTGATTACCAATTGAGTTTGTGGCCGCAGCTTTTACAAAGGGGCTAGAATCTGAATGCGTTAGCGCAAGTTTCGTAGTGCTGGAGGTGGAAGGAATCTTCAGAGACAATTTCGTACCAATTAAACCAGGAACTTTTGGTATTGGACTTTGAACTGTTGAGCGATACTCTGGTGAAGGATTCAAGTCGGATGTCAAGGTTGACTTAGCCATTGGAAGGAAAGGTTTCGAAGCTACACGCAGAGGTGTAGCACTTGGCTGTAGTTTTTGAGTAGAGTTTAAAGATTGCTTATTAACTGGTGAAGGATTGGCGCTCAATTTCCGCAACTTTGACGCCATATCTGGCCGTTTAATTGGAGTCATACTGCGACCTCTTTTCTCTTTATTGATGCTAGATTTCAAAGACGGCCTGTCAAGTCTCGGAATTAATGACTTTCTTTCAAGTTTAGGTTGTGCTGCTTTCTTCTTGTTGTCTGAAAGAGGGGCATTTGCTGCCAGTTTTTCACTAGCTAAGGTCGGGATTCGTGTATCGAAGATGCCCTTAAGTGTCGCTTGTATCTTATCGTTAGAGCGATCTCCAACCGCTGTTGATCGCCGTCTTACAGGAGAGCCGTTGGCATTTGCTTGCGAAGGAGTTTGAGGATATCGTCTAGCTGATGGTGACTGTAATCGTACTGGTGATCTTGAAATTCTGGACGGTGATCTGGAAATGCGAGTTAATGATATTTTCTTCTCAAAGGACTTCGTTGGGATCGAAGATAGCCTATCAAAAATTGAACTGCCTCGCTGCATACTACCTTGTAACGGTTTAGGCGCATCCGGTGCATTGAGATTTAGAGCTTTCCCCTTCCCAGTTGATGGCTGAACTACAAGAGGGTCTTTGTTCGGTAGCGGGACAAACATGTTTGAGCGCCGCAGTGTGCGATCTCTGCTGGGTGGAACCACTGTCGCAGCTTTGAAAGAAGTGGTGCTTTCAGAGCTTTTGGACAAAGATATCTTAGTTTCAGTTATTGATTTGTCTGTTCCTTGGTCAACTTCATTTATGCTGTTGTCGTTATCTTGTGCATCTTGTGTATCTTGTGTATCTTGTGCATCTTGTGCATCTTGTGCATCTTGTGTATCGTTTTGTATCTGACTATATACGCCCTCTTTTAAAGTTCTTTCCACCTTATAGGGTGACCAGGGTGAAGATTTTAACGCTGCTCTATTCAAGGTAGACTTCGAAGATTTAGGTGTATTAGATCCATAGTTCTTAGGTTTCTCATCGTCCCTTGATACATTCAAGTGCAGCTTAACTTTGGGGTCTTCATCCTCTGCTTTCTCTTTATCAGCATTAATACTAACCTTTGAGTTTGTATTATCTTGTTGGTTTAGAGATGAGTCCAAATTACCGCCCGCTAACTCTTTGTCGACCTTATCTTGTAAAGAGCCAGAAAATAGCTCATCCGCAGATGCCGCTGATTCTATGgcttcttctttaaaaCCGACACGCCTCATTTCTAGATTCAGCCAATCATTAGCATCTTCAAGGAGCTCATTAATTTCATCATGTCCGGTTAATACAGTATCATTTAGTTTGTTAAGGGACTCTACAATCGACCTAGAATCCCCATGTCGCGTCCTCATGCGCTTTTTCGCTGCTTTTATAGCCCAGTCCATATGATCCTGACCTACTATTGACTCAGGTTACTACTGCTTGCTGCTATCCAAAGTTTCGTGTTTTGTAAACGCAGTTTATCGAATATCTATCTCCATGCGCTTCTAACAGTTTAGTTGTAATTTATGATACCCTGGATGCTCCAAGAGTTTAATAGCACCAAAGGGAGTCCTTGCTTCCTGTGTTTTTGCTTGGGTTGTATGTGTATACCAGCGCGTAATGTttttttacaaaatttAAGCGAGCTTTAATATCTAAAGGACCACCTTACTAGGCTATTATCTACTACTATAGTTAAGTCGTTTACATTTGGACTAGATCTCATTATCTAGGATAGTGAAATAGTATAGCAGTGTTAATTTTCACTACTAACTACTCTTTGCAAATATTCAAAGGTAGTCCGTCCCTTACTAAATGGTACCGTACAATTTAGGATGTAGAGTCCTCCCTGATGAGACCTTCTACTCTACTGCAAGTATAACTTCAGGGATACCTCTAATCTGAATTATATATCATAGTACCTTTATACATCATAGTACCTTTATACATAGGAAATATTAtcaaaataataaaactaACAGACCAGACGTCAACGACGTCTGTGAAACATACAACTTTAAACTATTTATATATGCAGTATGGCAAAGTGTACACAACCTAATATATACTAATAAAAACAGTAAGCGCTTTTAGAAATCCTTAAGCTTACCGATTTGGACCCTCCAGGGGTTACTGTGAATACCGAAAAGCCTTGTTAACATCGTCTCTAAAATACAAGAATCAAGCAATATCATTATTCTCTTGTTTTAATCGCTGAATCACCAGGACCAGTATTATTTGGACTCAAACTGTCAGGAGACGTTGTTCCAGACCTTTCTCTGGTCACTTTTGGTATGTCATACTTCTCTTTTTCCCAAATCCCGGTCTCCAGATTTATAACTGGATTCCCAATATCACCTGTCTCAGGGCAATGCGCAAACACATGTCTCTTAGCCTCAACTCCATTTTTCTCAACGAAATCCAACAAACTGCTAAATGTTCCAGCTGAGTTCCTACGTATTTGCTCCTTGGTATCTTTAGAAATTGCATCAAGTGAAGCCAACAAGTTTTCTGCTCTAACTCTTGTGCTACCGCTGGTTTCATCGACATGTGACTTAGTCTTTGAATTACCGTCTTCCAGACCCATAGCAATTGGAAGTGAAATAAAATCTCTTGACCTCCGATGTATGGACCTCTTACCAAGTGGACCTGTTGAAGCAATAGACATTATACTGCTTGCGGTACTTTCAGGATTTCCTGTGGAATATACGCTTGACCTCCTTTGTGAGCTCAACAGTGACAACATATGTGAGTCCTGACTGCTTTTCCTACTTTCAGACCAAAACTTTGACTTCAACTTAGAATATTGAGAATCCACTGGATCATGACTGCTGTCTATTGTGAAGTGCTTCAAGTGGTTGAAGAGCGCTTCGGATTGCGATTCCTCCATATTGAAAGACTTTTCAATCTGCGAAAGTGATGCCGACCTTTCCGCCGAGTTCGTAGAGTTTGTTCTTCTGGGCACATTCCCATTTGCAGAATACCCCGGAGTATTTAAGAGGTGGTACGACCGCGATGATGTATCTGCATGCAAAGGTAACATCATTTGGTTATCCTCTTGCATTATAGTGGGGTTATATAGAGACTTACGGCGGGTGGTACCATGAGAGCTCGACATAATATTTTCACAAGGAATAGTCGCTATCTATATTCTTTCCTCTAGCAGTTAACAGTTTTGTAAGAGATATTCCTAAATCGTAATTGTAATATACATGTGTTTTACAACATCACGGTCATCACCattttttcttcttttaAGCTACAGATGACTACGCTAGCGTACCTGTTAATGAAAGCCCAATTAACGGTGTGTCCACCGTTTGTTACATCCCACTGTGTACTAAAAGTTGTCTTGCTCTCAGAAAATGGCCCTTTTTTTTGGCAGTGCATAATCCGGCAGACCCGCCCGTGGGATTTTTGCGTAATGCTATGCCTAGGATTGTTTTGTTAATCGCAAGGACTTATTTAATCATGATGTCAAGCCTAAAAGGGTGTCCCACTACATTATATACTCAATTCTTAGCAATTTTTTAGTTCCCAGTTGCACAATTAGTTGTATCAGTGACGCGCTACTGGAACAATATCCTATAATTCGACTATATTGTCCCTAATAATGGCAATTATTTCAAATCCAAACCATTTCAAATACCAATGTTCTAAAGCTTTCCTAGGCTCCAATAGTCCCTGCCACACTTCATTCTTTCATAATCACTGAAAAACTAGATCCTTTTTTTAGCATTATTTTAATTTGATTTTGACTCTTGCAGTCTAAATCAAGCATAACGATCCTGttctttttttttaagCTCTAAAGACCTTATTATCAAACAAATATCAAGAAAACAAAACATCTCAAAACAAAATTATGTGTGTTATCTCTAGTAGAAGCTTTGGTGCAGATCATCGATCAGAAACTGTATTTCTTCACTtggctgctgctgttgcCTTGAACCATTTCCTCTGCTATTTCTTTCAGTGTCACCTGGCGCGCAAATCGTAGTCCCAGAACCTCCCGGGACCTCTTGACCGTAAATCTTCATATTAGTTAAATCCTGTGTCAGGTGACGCAACTGATTTTCGATCCAGTTGGTGTCAGTGCTAAAATCAAACGCAGAGGACCCGCCGCTGCTGCCTGCGACACTATTCCAAGGCGACTGAGCTACAGTGCCGGTTTGGTAGACATAGTTATTAGAAGATAAAGGGTGCGCCGCGTTATCTAATAATGATAATGGCGGACTTGTTGCAGTCACCGTAGGAGACCATGTATTACTAAGTAATACTGGCTGAATCTCATTCTGAACCGTATTGCGTAGCTGCCGAGATCTGTTGTTAGCTCGAGTACCATCTGGCAATATATGTGCATTTGCGCATCGCGCACCAAATCTACAATTCCCCTTCTCGAAATATCTGCATGGTGTCTGGTCCGCTGTAGCTTCATTCAAGGAGTGTGAGAAAGGGCATGTAGTCCCCGCCTGACACATGCCTTGTCGATAGAATTTGCATGGAACGTGCGAATAGTGCTTCTGACCGatctgctgctgttgctgatgCCCAGAACGGGCTCTGCTACTACTGCTACGCCTACCACGACCAGACTTTTGAGTTCCTGAACCGTTTTGTAACGCCGAATACATCACCACCAGCTTATTGCAAGTTGGGTGATTGACGTCCATTCTCTACTTAGCTACTAGTATCATATTCGCTGCCTATCTATATGGCTCGCGATCGATCCCCTTCACTAGATACTACTGATACAGCTCTGTCCGCATCAAAGGGGTGAATCGATAAGGGGTCCAAAGATACAATTCATTTGTTACCTTGTGTGGATAATAGGGGGGCGGAAGGGGCCGCGCGATGTCGCATTAGATCCATTTGCGGTTAGCTTATTATTACTGTATCATAAAAGAATCACCGATGTGTCAGGTTCATGAGATATGTCACATAAATACGTAAAGATTAGAAGGAGCTATACTCTATGCGATTGCATTAAGTCGCAGATCTCAGAGGCCAAGAAAACACGTAGttttgtttattatttGCATCAATCGTTCTACTGCGTAACTTAGAACATACCCGACAAGCTTATTATACAAAACACCGAAAATACTAGGCTGGTTTCAAACTGAAAAGTAATAGACGCTACCATATTAGAcataaatatatatatgtattAAGAGGCCTAAAGAGGCTAGACTTCTTAGGATGCATCACCGCGGATAAAGCTCGAATGCAGATTTCATCATTGCCATACTCCCCGGTTAAGAGAAGCCACGATGGGTCAGAAACTACGCCCGTTGTAGCAAAGCGAGTGCTAACGAATAGCTTTATATCCCGATTGCATAGCGATAATATATATGGAGATGGGGATGGGAGGACTTTGAGTGAGATTTTCCTTGATACCGGTGAAGATTTAGAATCGTACTGTGAAAAGACTTCCATAGATAAACCACTATGGACACCAAAGGTACTACAGGATATTACACTTGCTGCAGAGTTCTCAAGTCTTAGTTTGCGTACACCCTCAGCGGCTAGTGCTGCAACAATCTGTTGCGAGAGTAGTAGCGACGAAGACAATGAGCGCTGGAAGCGAATGCCCCACGTCATCTTTCAGATACCGGAAATTGTGGAATTGATAATTAGAGCTGTCACTGCAAATACTCGTATGCCACAGGAGCGACCGGGCCGAAGAAGAACGGAATGGGCGAGAAACATGCCGCCGTATGTGCGCGGAAACTCTATGAAGGATGCAGTGAGGGACCAACCTTATATAATTTCGATGCCTACGGCCCCACCAGAGGACGCGATCGATCCCGTGCCAATTTTACCTCTAAAGTCCTCCTCCAGCTGGAATTTGCATGCTTGTCTTCTTGTAAACCGCCTTTGGCATAAAGTTGCCTACGCGGTGCTACAAGAACGAGTATATTTCGATAGCCATGAGCTGTTATCCAATTACCTACTAGGTAGCTATCCTATGCAGCAGCATGTACGAAGGAAGGCTGAGCTTATAGTTCTCCATAGGCTAAGCGCTCTAAGCCAACCAGAACTCGATAGGCTTCTCCACGTGACAGTCGGAGATCGACTACAATGGCTTGAGCTATACATCTGCCCTCGCGCACTGCCCCGCGCAGTGGATTTACTAAGAGCGCCAGATTTGCGGCGCTTAGTGATCCCGGGCAATAAAGTTGTCAACGATTACTACCTGGAGCAGGTATCTGGTATATTTCCGAATTTAGAAACGCTTGACCTAAGAGCTTGCGACCAGGTTAGTGACGCTGGAATCACTAAACTGGCTGCAAAATGCGCACTATTGAAAACAATTAATCTAGGACGCCACCGCAATGGTCACTTGATTACTAGTGTGTCAGTAGTAGCACTGGCGAGACATACGCAGTTAGCAACGCTGGGCGTCGCGGGCTGTGATATCGATGATAAAGGACTGTGGGAATTAGCTGATCATCGTGGACCATATATGACCAGACTTTCCCTTAATAACTGCAGACTGCTTACCAACCATTCACTTCCTGCATTAATGGAGTTCAATAGTTTTCCACGCATTTCTGTTCTAGGTCTCAGAAATACTGGTATTACGGATGTTAGATCATTAGTACGATACAGACGGTGGAAAACAAGCCAAGGCAGTCCAGTCCTGCTGGAAGGCTGCGAACGTTTGACTATCTTATTTGAAGAGGAAGAACGTAAAATCAAGTGCGAGAATTACGCGAGAGTAATTCGAGCTTTAACACGATGGGTAAATAAGGAAGAGTGAAATGTATCTTGTTAATAGTTAGAGTAACTTTTTGTATAACAACATGTGCGATGAGCTAAAAAAAAACCTTCTCTATAACACTACCTGAAACAGTATTCCCTAAAAGCCACAATGAGCGATCCCAATAGACCTGTAAACGGCCAAGATTACCATCAGAATACATCAAATAACCCACCACCGCCGCCTTTCCCTCCTACATCAAGGTCTTCAGTTCCTTCGTCTGCCCACGGACCAGGTGTTCGTTCGTCCTCATCTTCCACAAGTCCTTCATATTACTACCATCCACAATCCCAGGGATACCCTTCCAGAGGTAGTAGCGACCAACATCATCACGTAGGTTATCGTCAGAGTTACTCTAGGGGCAACAGCAGCGGATATCGTGGTGGAGGAATAAACAACTCAAGCGGCCGCTATCACCACTATGGTGGCTATAATCATGGGTATGGCGCTCAAGGGATGTACCGTGGAGGATACTATGGCGGTTATGGTGGCGGTGGGACCTATCATTCAAGCTACCGCCACCAACATGGAGGATACAATACATATAACAATCAGCATGAACAACAGCTCCACGTAGCACAGCATTCAACACAGCAAAATAATGAACAGTCACGATACAGCACGACACAGCAACATGGCCGTACTAATGCTACTGAAACCACTTCTTCAGGTGTAGCTCCCGGTGTAGCTCCAGCCCCAGCAGCAGCTGCCGTAACCGCAGCACCACTGGCAGCCCAGCAAGCTCAACAGCCTCAAGTAACTACGCAGCAAGCAAGATCACAAAACCCTCGCTTTGAGGTTACTGACGATCCTATACTTCATCTAACGGAATTAGACAAGTCTACCGATGATCCGCAAAGAGTTGAAGAGATACGAAGAGTATTCCATGATAGTGATCTCATTGACCAGCAACTAGGCCGGCAGAAATTGGCTATGTGGAAAACCGAGCTTGAGCTAGGTTTATTGGATACCCAGTCAGAAAAAGACGCATTAAATGTTCAGTTGAACCAAGAAAATCTCGACACACTACTAATGGAAGGTTAAGAATCCTAATGTAGATCGCCTCTCTATATGTCCCTAAAACTGAATCAAGTCTGAAAATTGTTTTTACATCCatatatatttttcttCTGCAGAAAAAATTGGCAGCTACCTTATGACCTGGATTCTTACTTACAATTCACAGATTTAAGACCAAAAATGGCTTGCTCAATGACATTTCTTTCATTTATCAATGTTTTTGAACACCTTATTGGAAATAATACTATAATTGGTGCTTTACTTTGGCTTGCACTAGTTTTGGGGGTGTTCAAGCTCACCATTGTTTTCCTTTCCTTTGGGTCGTTATTGGCATCTTTAACTGTTTTGCCATCTACATCATATAAGAGATATGGCTTAGATAAGGGTGCGTACGCATTAATTACAGGCGCTTCGGATGGTATCGGAAAGGAGTTTGCAGTTCAGTTAGCCGAGCGTGGGTTCAATTTATTACTTGTTTCTCGTACACTCTCTAAGCTTGAAGCTATCCAAAAGGAACTCCGTGACCGCTTTGGCATTGATGTACGCATTCTAGCGCTAGATATAGCTCGGGATGACCCTGCAAACTATTCGGCTGTTCAAGATCTCTGTGCTGACCTTCCTGTCACCATTCTCATTAACAATGTTGGGCAGTCACATTCTATTCCTGTCCC belongs to Eremothecium sinecaudum strain ATCC 58844 chromosome IV, complete sequence and includes:
- the SLI15 gene encoding Sli15p (Syntenic homolog of Ashbya gossypii AGL269W; Syntenic homolog of Saccharomyces cerevisiae YBR156C (SLI15)); amino-acid sequence: MDWAIKAAKKRMRTRHGDSRSIVESLNKLNDTVLTGHDEINELLEDANDWLNLEMRRVGFKEEAIESAASADELFSGSLQDKVDKELAGGNLDSSLNQQDNTNSKVSINADKEKAEDEDPKVKLHLNVSRDDEKPKNYGSNTPKSSKSTLNRAALKSSPWSPYKVERTLKEGVYSQIQNDTQDAQDAQDAQDTQDTQDAQDNDNSINEVDQGTDKSITETKISLSKSSESTTSFKAATVVPPSRDRTLRRSNMFVPLPNKDPLVVQPSTGKGKALNLNAPDAPKPLQGSMQRGSSIFDRLSSIPTKSFEKKISLTRISRSPSRISRSPVRLQSPSARRYPQTPSQANANGSPVRRRSTAVGDRSNDKIQATLKGIFDTRIPTLASEKLAANAPLSDNKKKAAQPKLERKSLIPRLDRPSLKSSINKEKRGRSMTPIKRPDMASKLRKLSANPSPVNKQSLNSTQKLQPSATPLRVASKPFLPMAKSTLTSDLNPSPEYRSTVQSPIPKVPGLIGTKLSLKIPSTSSTTKLALTHSDSSPFVKAAATNSIGNQSIVDETSPGSKSANIPLKGPNDRLTKFQLVSQAGSEKHDLKRKLDKRLSEVMRNQQEQQLLRRRQEQQKRKSQLEEEKNRRTKILSEFAENPVGSRPKAKPSNTYLSKLPNQSILYDLNTADHRSNIGAKVTDNNPNMENSLPLGETTLPYIDSDSDNESGSHKVLAAWAQSPYLESQLKIQQDWDAEKIFGPIPPLHVDEIFQNSRLSRLKSRQSATRISMGI
- the ICS2 gene encoding Ics2p (Syntenic homolog of Ashbya gossypii AGL270W; Syntenic homolog of Saccharomyces cerevisiae YBR157C (ICS2)), yielding MSSSHGTTRRKSLYNPTIMQEDNQMMLPLHADTSSRSYHLLNTPGYSANGNVPRRTNSTNSAERSASLSQIEKSFNMEESQSEALFNHLKHFTIDSSHDPVDSQYSKLKSKFWSESRKSSQDSHMLSLLSSQRRSSVYSTGNPESTASSIMSIASTGPLGKRSIHRRSRDFISLPIAMGLEDGNSKTKSHVDETSGSTRVRAENLLASLDAISKDTKEQIRRNSAGTFSSLLDFVEKNGVEAKRHVFAHCPETGDIGNPVINLETGIWEKEKYDIPKVTRERSGTTSPDSLSPNNTGPGDSAIKTRE
- the LEE1 gene encoding Lee1p (Syntenic homolog of Ashbya gossypii ADR062W; Syntenic homolog of Saccharomyces cerevisiae YPL054W (LEE1)); translation: MYSALQNGSGTQKSGRGRRSSSSRARSGHQQQQQIGQKHYSHVPCKFYRQGMCQAGTTCPFSHSLNEATADQTPCRYFEKGNCRFGARCANAHILPDGTRANNRSRQLRNTVQNEIQPVLLSNTWSPTVTATSPPLSLLDNAAHPLSSNNYVYQTGTVAQSPWNSVAGSSGGSSAFDFSTDTNWIENQLRHLTQDLTNMKIYGQEVPGGSGTTICAPGDTERNSRGNGSRQQQQPSEEIQFLIDDLHQSFY
- the AMN1 gene encoding Amn1p (Syntenic homolog of Ashbya gossypii ADR061C; Syntenic homolog of Saccharomyces cerevisiae YBR158W (AMN1)) — protein: MQISSLPYSPVKRSHDGSETTPVVAKRVLTNSFISRLHSDNIYGDGDGRTLSEIFLDTGEDLESYCEKTSIDKPLWTPKVLQDITLAAEFSSLSLRTPSAASAATICCESSSDEDNERWKRMPHVIFQIPEIVELIIRAVTANTRMPQERPGRRRTEWARNMPPYVRGNSMKDAVRDQPYIISMPTAPPEDAIDPVPILPLKSSSSWNLHACLLVNRLWHKVAYAVLQERVYFDSHELLSNYLLGSYPMQQHVRRKAELIVLHRLSALSQPELDRLLHVTVGDRLQWLELYICPRALPRAVDLLRAPDLRRLVIPGNKVVNDYYLEQVSGIFPNLETLDLRACDQVSDAGITKLAAKCALLKTINLGRHRNGHLITSVSVVALARHTQLATLGVAGCDIDDKGLWELADHRGPYMTRLSLNNCRLLTNHSLPALMEFNSFPRISVLGLRNTGITDVRSLVRYRRWKTSQGSPVLLEGCERLTILFEEEERKIKCENYARVIRALTRWVNKEE
- the LGE1 gene encoding Lge1p (Syntenic homolog of Ashbya gossypii ADR060C; Syntenic homolog of Saccharomyces cerevisiae YPL055C (LGE1)); this translates as MSDPNRPVNGQDYHQNTSNNPPPPPFPPTSRSSVPSSAHGPGVRSSSSSTSPSYYYHPQSQGYPSRGSSDQHHHVGYRQSYSRGNSSGYRGGGINNSSGRYHHYGGYNHGYGAQGMYRGGYYGGYGGGGTYHSSYRHQHGGYNTYNNQHEQQLHVAQHSTQQNNEQSRYSTTQQHGRTNATETTSSGVAPGVAPAPAAAAVTAAPLAAQQAQQPQVTTQQARSQNPRFEVTDDPILHLTELDKSTDDPQRVEEIRRVFHDSDLIDQQLGRQKLAMWKTELELGLLDTQSEKDALNVQLNQENLDTLLMEG